One genomic region from Gossypium hirsutum isolate 1008001.06 chromosome D13, Gossypium_hirsutum_v2.1, whole genome shotgun sequence encodes:
- the LOC107919401 gene encoding protein FLX-like 2, with the protein MLPPPEIMEQKLAAQHVEMQRLGTENQRTAATNGTLRQELAAAQHELQILHAQIGAVTSEREQQMTSLADKRAKMEAELPAAEPVKVELQQAHSDAQNSSVVFFALSGDGVANQG; encoded by the exons ATGTTGCCACCTCCAGAAATCATGGAACAAAAGCTTGCTGCACAGCATGTGGAAATGCAGAGACTTGGTACAGAAAACCAGAGAACTGCTGCTACCAATGGGACATTGAGACAGGAACTTGCTGCTGCACAGCATGAGTTGCAGATCTTGCATGCTCAGATAGGAGCTGTAACATCTGAAAGAGAACAACAAATGACGAGCCTTGCGGATAAAAGAGCTAAGATGGAAGCAGAACTGCCAGCAGCTGAGCCTGTTAAGGTAGAGTTGCAGCAGGCACACTCTGATGCTCAGAATTCG AGTGTTGTATTCTTTGCTTTATCTGGTGATGGGGTTGCTAATCAAGGGTAG
- the LOC107918442 gene encoding uncharacterized protein, with product MGTTEWRAAKSPPYYKRGDYAPGLKVDGMDALAVKQACTFAKEHALKNGPIQATEHNTLLEYCACFKLFYACGTEDIDLKENPTFSLQSVDEIMKIVEEAKVAPRVSRPIEGFG from the exons ATGGGGACGACTGAGTGGAGAGCCGCAAAGAGTCCTCCTTACTACAAACGTGGGGATTATGCTCCTGGTTTGAAG GTGGATGGAATGGATGCTCTTGCTGTGAAGCAAGCTTGCACGTTTGCCAAAGAACATGCTTTGAAGAATGGACCAATT CAAGCGACAGAACACAACACTTTGTTGGAATATTGTGCTTGTTTCAAACTATTTTATGCTTGTGGTACTGAAGACATAGATCTGAAAGAAAATCCGACGTTCTCCCTCCAAAGTGTTGATGAAATCATGAAAATAGTTGAAGAGGCCAAAGTTGCCCCTAGAGTATCACGGCCTATCGAAGGCTTTGGCTAG